GCGCTGGGTAAAAATATGGCCGAAGCGGGAGAGCTGGCGTTAAAAACGATGGCCCGTTGCGCTTAACGATAGGTCGGTTTCCAGCCGTGATGGGCCGCCATTCTTGCCCGGGCCGAAGCTTCGGCTTTGGTCTTGGTATTAGAACTGCCGACTAGCTCCCCGGTCTCTTTGTTGATGATCTTCCACGGTTTCGGCCCTTTTCCTTTTTTGACGATCTTGTAAGGCATTTGTCACCTCCATGCTCGGTGATTAAAACCAATTTGTTCGCTCGGGTCAACTTCTTGATCGCCGCTTCCCGTTTTAAAGCGCGGCTTTTACTGCCGCATCTTTTGCCGTAAAGGAGTTTGACCGCCGGATTGGCGGTGGTGTAGCGGGCGCCGCGTCCGGTCTGGTGTTGTTTAAAGCGCCGGTTAAGATCGTTTGTGATACCGGTGTAGAGAGCGTGGTTGACGCATTCAATGATATAGACGTAATAAGGGGCGGTCATTTATGTTTTAGGGAGAGGGCGAAGAAGTAGCCGATGATGATAAAAGTCGCGACGGGAGAGACATACTCCGGAATTTCGTGGCCGAAGGCCCGCAGGAGCATGATCAACCCCAGGACCAGGATCGAATACATCGCGCCGTTCTTCAGGTAAACGTACTCTTTGATCTTGCCGATCCCTTTGATCGTCAGTTGGCGGACGACCAGCGCCCCGATCCCATTGCCAAGCAAGATCAGGGGGATGGAGAGGGTGAAGGCGAACGCTCCCAGGACGCCGTCGATCGAAAAGGTCGCGTCGATGATCTCCAGGTAAAGGACCTTGCTGATGTCGGTGAACTTGGCGGTGAGAAGTTTTTTCTCGTTCTCTTCGGCGTTCTGTTTGAAGCCGTGGGTAATGAAAAAAGCGGTCGAACCGACCACCGCTCCCAGCGCCATTAAATTGTTGATGCTCAAGGAGAACCAAACGACCGCGGTCAAAACGATTGAAACGATCGCGTAGAACCAGACCCCCTGGCTAAGAAAAAACTTTTCCGTCCGGGGGAGGCCGAAGTGCTTATCTTCCAGGAAAAGCCAGTGGAGGAACAAAAAGATCAGGAAGATCCCGCCGCCGGCCAAAAGGATCGGGGCCGATTGTTCGATCGACTCTTTGATCGCCGGATCGCTGGAGAAAGTCGCGGTCATGGCCCCAATTGGTCCCAAGCCCGGATTGACCGCCCAGACGATCAGCCAGGGGAGGAAGCCGCGGACGATGAAGACGGCGAATAAGATTCCCCAGAAGAGGAACCAGCGCCGCGCCCGCTGGCTCATGGTGGTGAGGACTTCAGCGTTGATGATGGCGTTATCGATGCTCGAGATAATCTCGAACAAGATCAGGCCGGTGACGATAATGATGGCGGAAAACAAAGTCATAGCCAATTATACAATAGAGCGGCGGGTTTCAGAACCACTTCTTCTTTTTGAAGAAGATCAACATGGTGATAACAATGGTAATCGTCACTCCCCAGACCATCAGGTAGCCGTAACGCCAGTTCAGTTCCGGCATGTGGCGGAAGTTCATGCCGTAGATTCCGGCGATGAAGGTCAGCGGCATAAAAATGGTCGAGATCATCGTTAAGATCTTCATGACCTCGTTGAGCTTGTTGCTTAAGCTGGAGAGATAGATATCCAGCAGGGAGGACATCGTATCGCGCTGGGTCTCGACCGTGTCCATGATCTGGATCGAGTGGTCGTATAAGTTCCGCAGATTTTTTTGGGTCTCTTTCGAGATCAGTTTCGATTCCCCTCTCTGCAGCGAGTTCATGATCTCCCGGACCGGCCAGATCGATTTGCGCAGGAAGATCATCTCTTTCCGTTTTCTCTGCATTTGGATGAGGGTCGCTTTGTTCGGATTGGTGATCGTTTCCCGCTCGATCTCTTCGATCTGGTCCCCCATAACTT
This window of the Candidatus Margulisiibacteriota bacterium genome carries:
- a CDS encoding GIY-YIG nuclease family protein, giving the protein MTAPYYVYIIECVNHALYTGITNDLNRRFKQHQTGRGARYTTANPAVKLLYGKRCGSKSRALKREAAIKKLTRANKLVLITEHGGDKCLTRSSKKEKGRNRGRSSTKRPGS
- a CDS encoding DUF475 domain-containing protein, which encodes MTLFSAIIIVTGLILFEIISSIDNAIINAEVLTTMSQRARRWFLFWGILFAVFIVRGFLPWLIVWAVNPGLGPIGAMTATFSSDPAIKESIEQSAPILLAGGGIFLIFLFLHWLFLEDKHFGLPRTEKFFLSQGVWFYAIVSIVLTAVVWFSLSINNLMALGAVVGSTAFFITHGFKQNAEENEKKLLTAKFTDISKVLYLEIIDATFSIDGVLGAFAFTLSIPLILLGNGIGALVVRQLTIKGIGKIKEYVYLKNGAMYSILVLGLIMLLRAFGHEIPEYVSPVATFIIIGYFFALSLKHK